Proteins from one Streptomyces roseifaciens genomic window:
- a CDS encoding ALF repeat-containing protein yields MSRRLCSGTGVPKDGEVTRAGGKWLLRLREACAVVLPAALLVGLVGAAPAIAVDDGDDDPYWQSERGLVVGLWTTGGAGVKSAAEIALLGTNEDIKKFLAAKDGIEYSDDYIDVSRVFSAGGPAVREAAKMALKGTPADLRAFLKEGWKSPHEADQSVEASRVIYYGGDGVKEAGKAALAGTPADVAKFLDVGQYVARDADNQLEVSQIIAAGGPNVKAAGKLALQGTPDDMVEFLEIGQFTARNRDQEHATIADLTKQAEQAGLRAEQATEASQKASARAVAASERAKESAQTAARETKAARNDSKMAAVKAQQAAEAARNAASAAQQAIGAANAAQRSARIAAMAAAQTASAANAAAEAATRAYNASIDAAGDAGKAEDAKNYAKAARSAAGLAKKSAAAAEQAGKASWAAGEAAKAAQSAGANANAAADAADEANGYADAAGVHSGEAQAAAAETRRHAREANRAANAAESLARKSASAAYEARDAANSAAEHANKAADSADEAAKHAGEAKDAAAESAKKADAAKEAAEAASNAVATAKKVFAIAREVETEDLATRTAAAIERARSDKERAEKFTSTAATKVVEASKLDNFAKELAADANKPDVDVKNIAVKGRDLALRALKTRGPFSQEAARWALAGSDADVLEYLRSGWGEAEQSEIRQQVVDLAAQGSYPSVRSAAQNALSGSEQQIRDFYTTGQYTAGAADYTIRVSAINSAGGAGVKEASKVALASQDPKHLVAFIANGQYQARYADESVLASRLVSEGGPEVKSAAKIALSGPADQLHDFIQVGQYMADRKDQLAATHIARLQVLIDQGSKVEAKAQENRWIAAKAAAIAKGASGDAQQAADQARKSADQAKGYAADADKSARQAESSAARAAKSAATARNAAAAADRDAADATASAAQAEFSAGYARESARRAADYADDARGSAAAAGKNADEAKTLASQAWNDVLKKRQAEQAEEQRLAEQRRIQKEKEKEEREKRKCHAAPLHAGNELSGMSCMRGPGKWEFDTALPDPTLTKIVWTVTGLNDIKDCIKNPSLGKCVTAVAMALPAGKALKAEKIAVEGVEDAVKGSRIGKSAPRLGPERQAGAKDGWTMREADNGKGYVWQAPGAKGNGDMMRVMSPTGRYPNGYVRFHNKSGQPIGLNGKPGSQADTHIPIDVDGTYPVPNGW; encoded by the coding sequence ATGAGCCGAAGACTGTGTTCCGGTACCGGAGTGCCGAAAGATGGTGAGGTCACTCGAGCCGGGGGGAAGTGGCTGTTACGGTTGCGTGAAGCCTGCGCTGTGGTACTCCCCGCTGCACTCCTGGTCGGCCTTGTCGGTGCAGCGCCGGCCATTGCGGTCGATGACGGGGATGATGACCCCTACTGGCAGTCGGAGCGCGGGCTGGTAGTCGGCCTTTGGACGACCGGCGGTGCGGGCGTCAAGTCAGCCGCCGAGATTGCGCTACTGGGCACAAACGAGGACATCAAGAAATTCCTCGCAGCCAAAGACGGCATCGAGTACAGCGATGACTACATTGATGTCAGCCGCGTCTTCAGCGCGGGTGGGCCCGCAGTGCGGGAAGCTGCCAAAATGGCTCTCAAGGGTACCCCGGCGGACTTGCGCGCGTTCTTGAAGGAAGGCTGGAAATCCCCTCACGAGGCCGATCAGAGCGTTGAGGCCTCACGAGTCATTTACTACGGGGGCGACGGGGTCAAAGAAGCTGGCAAAGCAGCCTTGGCGGGAACTCCGGCTGATGTTGCCAAGTTCCTTGATGTTGGCCAATATGTGGCTCGGGATGCTGATAATCAGCTCGAAGTCTCGCAGATAATCGCCGCAGGCGGCCCCAATGTGAAGGCTGCCGGCAAGTTGGCTCTCCAGGGCACACCGGACGACATGGTCGAGTTCTTGGAGATAGGCCAGTTCACGGCCCGCAACCGAGATCAGGAACACGCCACCATCGCGGATCTCACCAAGCAGGCCGAGCAGGCGGGCCTACGGGCCGAGCAGGCGACCGAGGCGTCCCAGAAGGCATCTGCACGCGCGGTGGCGGCTTCCGAGCGGGCAAAGGAGTCTGCACAGACGGCAGCCAGGGAAACCAAGGCGGCCAGGAACGACTCCAAAATGGCCGCCGTCAAGGCTCAGCAGGCCGCGGAAGCGGCGCGGAACGCAGCCAGCGCCGCCCAGCAGGCCATCGGCGCAGCGAATGCGGCCCAGCGCTCCGCCCGCATTGCTGCCATGGCTGCTGCCCAGACCGCAAGCGCGGCCAACGCAGCTGCCGAGGCTGCTACCCGCGCCTATAACGCATCGATTGATGCCGCTGGTGACGCCGGTAAGGCCGAAGACGCCAAGAACTATGCCAAGGCAGCGCGCTCGGCGGCGGGGCTTGCGAAGAAATCGGCCGCGGCGGCCGAACAGGCGGGCAAGGCATCATGGGCTGCAGGAGAGGCGGCGAAGGCGGCGCAGAGCGCCGGTGCCAACGCCAATGCAGCAGCTGATGCTGCTGATGAGGCGAACGGCTATGCCGACGCAGCCGGGGTCCACTCCGGTGAGGCGCAGGCGGCAGCCGCGGAAACCCGTCGGCACGCGCGGGAAGCCAACCGTGCTGCCAATGCCGCCGAGTCACTTGCCCGCAAGTCTGCCAGCGCTGCCTACGAGGCGCGAGATGCGGCCAACTCGGCGGCCGAGCACGCGAACAAGGCTGCAGATTCCGCTGACGAAGCCGCCAAGCACGCGGGCGAGGCCAAGGACGCGGCTGCTGAGTCTGCCAAGAAGGCTGATGCTGCGAAGGAGGCCGCCGAGGCCGCGAGCAATGCAGTAGCCACTGCCAAGAAGGTTTTCGCCATTGCGCGGGAGGTGGAGACGGAAGATCTCGCCACTCGCACTGCAGCGGCTATCGAACGCGCCAGGTCAGATAAGGAACGGGCGGAGAAGTTCACTTCCACCGCTGCCACCAAGGTGGTGGAAGCCAGCAAACTGGATAACTTCGCCAAGGAGCTGGCGGCCGATGCAAACAAGCCTGACGTCGATGTCAAGAACATTGCGGTCAAGGGGCGCGACCTTGCCCTGCGGGCGTTGAAGACCCGCGGCCCATTCAGTCAGGAGGCTGCCAGATGGGCTCTGGCCGGCTCCGATGCGGACGTCCTCGAATATCTGCGCAGTGGTTGGGGGGAGGCAGAACAGAGCGAGATCCGTCAGCAGGTCGTGGACCTGGCTGCGCAGGGTTCCTACCCATCCGTTCGCAGTGCCGCGCAGAACGCACTCAGCGGTAGTGAACAGCAGATCCGAGACTTCTACACCACTGGCCAGTACACGGCGGGAGCCGCGGACTACACCATCCGTGTGTCCGCGATCAACAGTGCTGGTGGTGCCGGTGTGAAGGAAGCCTCCAAGGTTGCCCTCGCCAGCCAGGATCCTAAGCACCTCGTCGCTTTCATTGCGAACGGCCAATACCAGGCGCGGTACGCCGACGAGAGCGTTTTAGCCTCCAGGCTGGTTAGCGAGGGCGGTCCGGAGGTGAAGTCCGCTGCCAAGATCGCTCTTTCTGGGCCGGCGGACCAACTGCATGACTTCATCCAGGTCGGACAGTATATGGCCGACCGTAAGGACCAACTCGCTGCCACCCATATTGCCCGGCTCCAGGTTTTGATCGACCAAGGCTCCAAGGTCGAGGCCAAGGCTCAGGAGAACCGTTGGATAGCAGCCAAGGCAGCGGCGATCGCTAAGGGTGCCTCCGGCGACGCTCAGCAGGCGGCTGACCAGGCCCGGAAGTCAGCGGATCAGGCCAAGGGATATGCCGCTGACGCAGACAAGTCGGCTCGGCAGGCCGAGAGCTCCGCCGCCAGGGCAGCGAAATCTGCCGCCACGGCACGTAATGCCGCTGCCGCTGCTGACCGTGATGCCGCAGATGCCACCGCCTCCGCGGCCCAGGCTGAGTTCTCCGCTGGATATGCTCGAGAATCTGCCAGGCGAGCGGCTGATTATGCCGACGATGCCCGCGGTTCTGCTGCAGCAGCTGGGAAGAATGCCGACGAAGCGAAAACTCTCGCCTCCCAGGCTTGGAACGATGTACTGAAGAAGCGTCAGGCCGAGCAGGCGGAGGAGCAGCGCTTGGCCGAGCAGCGGCGCATTCAGAAGGAGAAGGAAAAGGAGGAAAGGGAAAAGAGGAAGTGCCACGCGGCTCCGCTCCATGCCGGTAATGAGTTGAGTGGCATGTCCTGTATGAGAGGGCCGGGGAAATGGGAATTTGACACCGCGCTGCCCGACCCGACTCTGACCAAAATCGTCTGGACGGTAACCGGTCTCAACGACATCAAGGACTGCATCAAGAACCCCTCCTTGGGTAAGTGTGTGACGGCTGTTGCGATGGCCCTGCCTGCCGGAAAGGCTTTGAAGGCTGAAAAGATTGCCGTTGAGGGAGTCGAGGATGCGGTCAAGGGCTCTCGGATCGGAAAGTCGGCCCCCAGGCTGGGGCCTGAGCGCCAAGCTGGAGCCAAAGATGGCTGGACGATGAGGGAAGCAGATAACGGCAAGGGGTATGTGTGGCAGGCGCCGGGGGCAAAGGGTAATGGCGATATGATGCGCGTGATGAGCCCTACCGGTAGGTACCCGAATGGCTATGTTCGCTTCCACAACAAGAGTGGTCAGCCAATCGGTCTCAATGGGAAACCTGGTAGTCAGGCCGACACGCACATACCCATCGATGTCGATGGGACGTATCCAGTTCCGAACGGATGGTGA
- a CDS encoding DUF6188 family protein has product MDLNIQGQSVTRVCFDAALTILTSEDCELRVESEATLGMRDGALIPFAPESPGTAAADLVELRSDVIVSAEVGSAGELAVTFESGRKLVVSSHGEYEAWGFVGCRGRRVTCMPGGELAVWGEGD; this is encoded by the coding sequence ATGGATCTGAACATTCAAGGTCAATCGGTGACTCGTGTCTGCTTCGACGCGGCTCTCACAATTCTTACCAGTGAGGACTGTGAGCTGCGGGTGGAGTCGGAGGCGACTCTCGGAATGCGCGATGGGGCTCTCATCCCGTTTGCCCCGGAATCGCCAGGTACTGCCGCTGCTGACTTGGTGGAGTTGAGGAGCGACGTCATCGTCTCCGCTGAGGTGGGGAGTGCTGGGGAACTCGCCGTCACTTTTGAAAGTGGCAGGAAGTTGGTCGTTTCCTCGCACGGTGAATACGAAGCCTGGGGGTTTGTTGGTTGTAGGGGCAGAAGAGTGACCTGCATGCCTGGCGGAGAATTGGCGGTGTGGGGGGAGGGTGATTGA
- a CDS encoding ROK family transcriptional regulator: METPGSQSSLHRANLERVVRAVRRAGSLTQAEIARATGLSAATVSNIVRELKDGGTVEVTPTSSGGRRARSVSLSGDAGIVVGVDFGHTHLRVAVGNLAQRVLAEDAEPLDVDASASQGLDRAEQLVRRLIEDAGIDPGKIIGVGLGVPGPIDVETGTLGSTAILPGWAGTNPRDELAARLNVPVHVDNDANLGALGELVWGAGRGAADLAYIKVASGVGAGLVINGQIYRGPGGTAGEIGHITLDESGPVCRCGNRGCLETFTAARYVLPLLHSAHGTDLTVTRMVQLAREGDPGCRRVISDVGRHIGSGVANLCNLLNPRRVVLGGDLADSGELVLAPIRESVSRYAIPSAARQLEVVPGALGGRAEVLGALALVLSEMGDSTLLDGHAPVGAPLSA; encoded by the coding sequence GTGGAGACTCCGGGGTCGCAGTCGTCGCTGCACCGGGCCAACCTCGAGCGGGTCGTGCGCGCGGTGCGCAGGGCCGGGTCGCTCACGCAGGCGGAGATCGCCCGGGCCACGGGGCTGTCGGCCGCCACGGTCTCCAATATCGTGCGGGAGCTGAAGGATGGCGGGACCGTCGAGGTCACGCCCACCTCCTCCGGGGGGCGGCGGGCGCGGAGCGTGTCCCTGTCCGGGGATGCCGGGATCGTTGTCGGTGTGGATTTCGGGCATACCCACCTGCGGGTCGCGGTCGGGAACCTCGCCCAGCGCGTGCTTGCCGAGGATGCCGAGCCCCTTGACGTGGATGCCTCCGCCTCGCAGGGGCTCGACCGGGCCGAGCAGCTGGTCAGGCGGTTGATCGAGGATGCCGGGATCGATCCCGGGAAGATCATCGGGGTGGGGCTCGGTGTGCCCGGGCCCATCGACGTCGAGACCGGCACGCTCGGGTCGACCGCCATCCTGCCCGGGTGGGCCGGCACCAATCCCCGGGATGAGCTGGCCGCCCGGCTGAACGTGCCCGTTCACGTCGACAACGACGCCAACCTCGGTGCCCTCGGCGAGCTCGTGTGGGGTGCCGGGCGCGGGGCTGCCGATCTTGCCTACATCAAGGTCGCCAGTGGTGTCGGTGCGGGGCTCGTCATCAATGGGCAGATTTACCGTGGGCCTGGGGGCACTGCGGGTGAAATCGGGCATATTACGCTTGACGAGTCCGGGCCCGTCTGCCGTTGCGGTAACCGTGGGTGTCTTGAGACCTTTACGGCTGCCCGCTACGTGCTGCCGCTCCTCCACTCGGCCCACGGTACCGACCTCACCGTCACCCGCATGGTCCAGCTCGCCCGCGAAGGCGATCCGGGCTGCCGACGGGTGATTTCGGACGTCGGGCGGCATATTGGTAGTGGTGTCGCCAACCTCTGCAACCTCCTCAACCCCCGCCGCGTCGTGCTCGGCGGCGATCTCGCCGACTCCGGCGAGCTCGTCCTCGCGCCCATCCGCGAATCCGTCTCGCGCTACGCGATCCCCAGCGCCGCACGGCAGTTGGAGGTCGTACCCGGTGCGCTCGGCGGTCGCGCCGAGGTGCTCGGTGCGCTCGCCCTCGTGTTGAGCGAGATGGGTGATTCCACGCTGCTGGACGGGCATGCTCCGGTCGGCGCTCCGCTGTCCGCCTGA
- a CDS encoding substrate-binding domain-containing protein, translating into MNTNLRRAAVAVAAMSMAAGLAACGSAKEAGGGETKKDKKGPLTIGLLLPENQTARYERFDKPLIEKKIKELAGADTVVLYENAKQDASVQQQQVDTMITKKVDALIVDSVDAKSIASSVKKANDKGIPVVAYDRLAEGPIKAYTSVDNERVGKIQGESLLKELGDKASEGQIVMMNGSVTDPNAKMYKDGAHSVLDGKVKVGKEYDTKEWKPENANENMKGAISSLGKENIVGVYSANDGMAGGIITALKSAGFDKLPPVTGQDAELSAVQRILSDEQFMSVYKPYKPEADAAAEMAVALAQGKSLDGIAKSTVDSGTQKKIPSIIVTPFALTKADIGKYVGQEGFFNRDEICTEKYKAQCDSAGIK; encoded by the coding sequence GTGAACACGAATCTGCGTCGTGCAGCCGTGGCCGTGGCGGCCATGTCGATGGCGGCCGGTCTCGCCGCCTGTGGCAGTGCCAAGGAGGCCGGCGGCGGGGAGACCAAGAAGGACAAGAAGGGCCCGCTCACCATCGGGCTCCTCCTTCCTGAGAACCAGACCGCGCGCTACGAGCGCTTCGACAAGCCGCTGATCGAGAAGAAGATCAAGGAATTGGCGGGCGCCGACACCGTCGTCCTTTACGAGAACGCCAAGCAGGACGCCTCCGTCCAGCAGCAGCAGGTCGACACGATGATCACGAAGAAGGTCGACGCGCTGATCGTCGATTCCGTGGACGCGAAGTCGATAGCCTCCTCGGTGAAGAAGGCGAACGACAAGGGCATTCCCGTCGTCGCGTACGACCGCCTGGCCGAGGGCCCCATCAAGGCGTACACCTCCGTCGACAACGAGCGCGTCGGCAAGATCCAGGGCGAGTCGCTGCTCAAGGAGCTCGGCGACAAGGCTTCCGAGGGTCAGATCGTCATGATGAACGGGTCGGTCACCGACCCGAACGCCAAGATGTACAAGGACGGCGCCCACTCCGTGCTCGACGGCAAGGTCAAGGTCGGCAAGGAGTACGACACCAAGGAGTGGAAGCCGGAGAACGCCAACGAGAACATGAAGGGCGCGATCTCCTCGCTGGGCAAGGAGAACATCGTCGGCGTCTACTCCGCCAACGACGGCATGGCCGGCGGCATCATCACCGCCCTCAAGAGCGCCGGCTTCGACAAGCTCCCGCCCGTCACCGGCCAGGACGCCGAGCTCTCCGCCGTCCAGCGGATCCTCTCCGACGAGCAGTTCATGAGCGTTTACAAGCCGTACAAGCCCGAGGCCGATGCTGCTGCCGAGATGGCCGTTGCGCTCGCCCAGGGGAAGTCGCTCGACGGCATCGCCAAGTCCACCGTCGACAGCGGCACCCAGAAGAAGATTCCTTCCATCATCGTCACCCCGTTCGCGCTCACCAAGGCCGACATCGGGAAGTACGTCGGTCAGGAAGGCTTCTTCAACCGCGACGAGATCTGCACTGAGAAGTACAAGGCTCAGTGCGACTCCGCCGGGATCAAGTAG
- a CDS encoding sugar ABC transporter permease gives MSTELPTSTSSTEPAANGNGNGNGNGNGNGQAPAHDAVPAVDPRLLVREEGFAGYWGEFVRKLRSGELGSLPVIVGLIVIALVFQLRDPAFLGAENLNNLFVTAAGTGLIAVGIVFVLILGEIDLSVGSVSGLAAAVFAVLNVSHGMPEWLALVLAILSGTLIGALHGFFFARIGVPAFVVTLAGLLGWNGLMLQVLGSNGTINLDDSGIVAGLTNHYFTDISAAYGLATLAVAAFFLVSFRDGRRREAAGVPSRPLSEIVLRTVALAVPAYVVAWLLNQYKGLPLAVVIFLGVVVALDLVLRRTAYGRKVFALGGSVEAASRAGINVAAVRISVFALSGTMAAVGGMFLASQINAANQSSGAGSLLMNAIAAAVIGGTSLFGGRGKTWSALLGVLVIQSIASGMALLGIASAVQYMITGAVLLAAVVIDSVSRKTQKTAGRA, from the coding sequence ATGAGCACCGAGCTGCCCACGTCCACGTCGTCCACCGAGCCGGCCGCCAACGGCAACGGCAACGGCAATGGCAATGGCAATGGCAACGGCCAGGCCCCCGCCCACGACGCCGTCCCCGCCGTCGACCCCCGTCTCCTCGTCCGCGAGGAAGGCTTCGCCGGCTACTGGGGCGAGTTCGTCCGCAAGCTCCGCAGCGGCGAGCTCGGCTCCCTCCCCGTGATCGTCGGCCTGATCGTCATCGCCCTGGTCTTCCAGCTGCGGGACCCTGCCTTCCTCGGTGCGGAGAACCTCAACAACCTCTTCGTCACCGCCGCGGGCACCGGCCTGATCGCCGTCGGCATCGTCTTCGTGCTGATCCTCGGCGAGATCGACCTCTCCGTGGGCTCGGTCAGCGGGCTCGCGGCCGCCGTCTTCGCCGTGCTCAACGTGAGCCACGGCATGCCGGAGTGGCTGGCGCTCGTCCTCGCGATCCTCTCGGGCACCCTCATCGGCGCCCTGCACGGCTTCTTCTTCGCCCGGATCGGCGTACCCGCCTTCGTCGTCACCCTGGCCGGCCTGCTCGGCTGGAACGGCCTCATGCTCCAGGTGCTCGGCTCCAACGGCACCATCAACCTCGACGACTCCGGCATCGTCGCCGGCCTCACCAACCACTACTTCACCGACATCTCCGCCGCGTACGGGCTGGCGACGCTCGCCGTGGCCGCGTTCTTCCTGGTGTCCTTCCGGGACGGCAGGCGCCGCGAGGCCGCGGGTGTGCCCAGTAGGCCGCTCAGCGAGATCGTGCTGCGCACGGTGGCGCTGGCCGTGCCCGCCTACGTGGTGGCCTGGCTGCTCAACCAGTACAAGGGCCTGCCGCTGGCCGTGGTGATCTTCCTCGGGGTCGTCGTGGCGCTCGACCTCGTACTGCGCCGCACGGCGTACGGGCGGAAGGTCTTCGCCCTCGGCGGCAGTGTGGAGGCGGCGAGCCGCGCCGGCATCAACGTCGCCGCGGTCCGGATCTCCGTCTTCGCCCTCTCCGGGACGATGGCGGCCGTCGGCGGCATGTTCCTGGCGTCGCAGATCAACGCCGCGAACCAGTCCTCCGGGGCCGGCAGCCTGCTGATGAACGCGATCGCCGCGGCCGTCATCGGCGGTACCAGCCTCTTCGGCGGGCGCGGCAAGACCTGGTCCGCCCTGCTGGGCGTGCTGGTGATCCAGTCGATCGCGTCGGGCATGGCGCTGCTGGGCATCGCCTCGGCGGTCCAGTACATGATCACGGGCGCGGTGCTGCTGGCCGCCGTGGTGATCGACTCGGTCTCCCGGAAGACCCAGAAGACCGCCGGCCGGGCGTAG
- the dxs gene encoding 1-deoxy-D-xylulose-5-phosphate synthase: MALLTRIREPRDLDRLSPEQLDRLAAEIRTFLVDAVAKTGGHLGPNLGVVELTIALHRVFDSPKDKVLFDTGHQAYVHKLLTGRQDFSKLRAKDGLSGYPSRAESAHDVIENSHASTVLGWADGLAKANQVLGKDDHVVAVIGDGALTGGMAWEALNNIAVAKDRPLVIVVNDNERSYEPTIGGLANHLATLRTTDGYERFLARGKDILERTPVVGKPLYETLHGAKKGLKDFIAPQGMFEDLGLKYVGPIDGHDIEALESALQRAKRFGGPVLVHCLTQKGRGYKHAEQNEADRFHGIGAIHPDTGLPLASSGASWTSVFADEMVKLGKEREDIVAITAAMMQPVGLGKFAKAFPERVYDVGIAEQHAATSAAGLATGGLHPVFAVYATFLNRAFDQVLMDVALHKCGVTFVLDRAGVTGDDGASHNGMWDMSILQVVPGLRIAAPRDADQVRAQLREAVEVKDAPTVVRYSKGTVGPAVEAVGTIGGMDVLRRPAEDVVRPDVLLVSVGALAPMCLEIADLLDKQGISTTVVDPRWVKPVDEALPGLAAEHRVVVTVEDNGRVGGVGSAIAQALRDAGVDLPLRDFGIPPRFLDHASRKEVMAEIGLTAPDIARQVTGLVAKLDGRLEDAPGAAEAAPVPEASPVPEAASEAAAAEPARD; encoded by the coding sequence GTGGCCCTGCTGACCCGCATCAGGGAACCGCGCGACCTGGACCGGCTCAGCCCGGAGCAGCTCGACCGGCTCGCCGCGGAGATCCGCACCTTCCTCGTCGACGCCGTCGCCAAGACCGGCGGACACCTCGGGCCCAACCTCGGCGTGGTCGAGCTCACCATCGCCCTCCACCGGGTCTTCGACTCGCCGAAGGACAAGGTCCTCTTCGACACCGGGCACCAGGCCTACGTCCACAAGCTGCTCACCGGCCGCCAGGACTTCTCGAAGCTGCGCGCCAAGGACGGCCTGTCGGGGTACCCCTCGCGCGCCGAGTCCGCGCACGACGTCATCGAGAACAGCCACGCCTCGACCGTCCTCGGCTGGGCCGACGGCCTCGCCAAGGCCAACCAGGTCCTGGGCAAGGACGACCACGTCGTCGCGGTCATCGGTGACGGCGCGCTCACCGGCGGCATGGCCTGGGAGGCGCTGAACAACATCGCCGTCGCCAAGGACCGCCCGCTCGTGATCGTCGTCAACGACAACGAGCGCTCCTACGAGCCCACCATCGGCGGCCTCGCCAACCACCTGGCCACCCTGCGCACCACGGACGGCTACGAGCGCTTCCTGGCCCGCGGCAAGGACATCCTCGAGCGCACCCCGGTCGTCGGCAAGCCGCTGTACGAGACGCTGCACGGCGCGAAGAAGGGCCTGAAGGACTTCATCGCCCCGCAGGGCATGTTCGAGGACCTGGGCCTGAAGTACGTCGGCCCGATCGACGGCCACGACATCGAGGCCCTGGAGTCCGCCCTGCAGCGCGCCAAGCGCTTCGGCGGCCCCGTCCTCGTGCACTGCCTGACCCAGAAGGGCCGCGGCTACAAGCACGCCGAGCAGAACGAGGCGGACCGCTTCCACGGCATCGGCGCGATCCACCCCGACACCGGCCTGCCCCTCGCCTCCTCCGGCGCCAGCTGGACCTCCGTCTTCGCCGACGAGATGGTGAAGCTCGGCAAGGAGCGCGAGGACATCGTCGCCATCACGGCGGCCATGATGCAGCCGGTCGGCCTCGGCAAGTTCGCCAAGGCCTTCCCCGAGCGCGTCTACGACGTCGGCATCGCCGAGCAGCACGCGGCCACCTCCGCGGCCGGCCTGGCCACCGGCGGGCTGCACCCGGTCTTCGCCGTCTACGCCACGTTCCTCAACCGCGCCTTCGACCAGGTGCTGATGGACGTCGCCCTGCACAAGTGCGGCGTGACCTTCGTCCTGGACCGCGCCGGCGTCACCGGCGACGACGGCGCCTCGCACAACGGCATGTGGGACATGTCGATCCTGCAGGTCGTCCCCGGCCTGCGGATCGCCGCCCCGCGCGACGCCGACCAGGTCCGTGCCCAGCTGCGCGAGGCCGTCGAGGTCAAGGACGCCCCCACCGTCGTCCGCTACTCCAAGGGCACCGTCGGCCCGGCCGTCGAGGCCGTGGGCACCATCGGCGGCATGGACGTGCTGCGCCGTCCCGCCGAGGACGTCGTACGGCCGGACGTCCTCCTCGTCTCCGTCGGCGCGCTCGCCCCGATGTGCCTGGAGATCGCCGACCTCCTCGACAAGCAGGGCATCTCCACCACCGTGGTCGACCCGCGCTGGGTCAAGCCCGTCGACGAGGCGCTGCCCGGCCTGGCCGCCGAGCACCGCGTCGTCGTCACCGTCGAGGACAACGGCCGCGTCGGCGGCGTCGGCTCGGCGATCGCGCAGGCGCTGCGCGACGCCGGCGTGGACCTGCCGCTGCGCGACTTCGGCATCCCGCCGCGCTTCCTCGACCACGCCTCCCGCAAGGAGGTCATGGCCGAGATCGGGCTGACCGCGCCGGACATTGCGCGCCAGGTCACCGGGCTCGTCGCCAAGCTCGACGGGCGGCTTGAGGACGCGCCCGGGGCGGCCGAGGCGGCCCCGGTTCCCGAGGCGTCCCCGGTTCCCGAGGCGGCCTCCGAGGCCGCCGCTGCGGAGCCCGCGCGCGACTAG